Genomic window (Sulfurimonas sp.):
CTAAATCTCAAAAAGTTTTGCATAAAAATGATTCTGAAGTAATTCAAGAAGTTATTATATTTAAGCTTCTTGGTAAAGAGTATGCTTTTGATGTAGAACATGTTGCAGAGATAATAGATATAGTTGATTTTACAAAGGTAGCTTATAGTGATGAGAATGTAGATGGTATCATCAATATAAGAGGTCAAATAGTTACAATAGTATCACTCTTTAAAAAGTTAGGAATATCTACAAAAATAGATGAAGATTCAAAAATCATAATATGTGATATAGACGAAAATAAGATAGGCTTTGTCGTAGATAGTATCAGTGATATTTTAGATATAAAAATTGATGAACAAAAAACTCAAGATGATGAATTGTTTGCTCATGTCTTGCATCTAGAAAATGGAAAAAGATTAGTCTTGAGTATGGATATAGAAAAAATTATCACAAGTGGAGCGAAATAGTGGCAAAAAAAGTACTTATAGTTGATGATTCCGCCTTAGTTAGAAAACAATTAACAGAGATTATACAAACACTTGATTTTGAGATAGATGTTGCAAAAAATGGTAAAGAAGCAGTTGACAAAGCAACTTCTCTTCAATACGATGTAATCACTATGGATATAAATATGCCTGTCATGGACGGCGTAGAAGCTGTCAAAAGAATAATGAAGGCTCAACCAACTGCCATACTTATGGTTAGTTCACTGACTTTTAATGATGCTGAAGTTACAATGGATGCACTAGACGCTGGTGCAATTGACTATATAACTAAACCAGGGACTATGAATGTTGGAAAAGTTCAAAATGCTCAAAATATAGTAGATTTAGTAAAATCTCTTAGTAGAATTCCAAAAAGAAGACTTCAAAGAAGAGTTCAAAAAGCACCTCAAAAAGAGAGAAAAGTAGTTACGCAAAAAGTAGAGCAAGTAGGAGATTCAAGAGATATCCAAAAAGTTATTCTTATTGGTTCTTCTACTGGTGGACCTGGGTTGATAGAGCAGATTTGTGCGAGTTTACCTTCTGCTTATAAATATCCAGTTTGTATAGTTCAGCATATGCCAGAACAGTTTACAGAGGCTTTTGCACAAAGACTTAATCGTTCAAGTATGTTAAATGTGCACGAAACAACTAATGGAATGGAGCTACTTCCTGGAAATATTTATGTTGCAAGAGGTGGAGTTCATATGAATTTTGCTAAAAAAACATCTGGAAAAATTGTAATAAAAGAAGATAAAGAAAAAGGTGATAATTTTTTTCAACCAAGCGTAAATGATATGATGAAGAGTTCGCTTAATATTTTTAAGGGAGAAAACCTTATAGGCGTTCTTTTGACAGGTATTGGTGATGATGGTGCAGATGCTATGGTGGAGCTTAAAAAAGCTGGTGCATATACTCTTGGTGAGAGTGAAGAGAGTGCAACAGTTTATGGAATGCCAAAAGTTGCCTTTGATAGAGGTGGTGTTTGTGAACAGTTAAATTTTTCAGATATTTTGAAAAAAATAGTGACATTAAAATAAAAAAATAGGAGATAAAATGGCTTTAATAAAAAAACATGTTAAGCAAGAAGTTGAAGAATTACCAAGATTTAAAACACTTGAAGATGCTATAAGCTATTTTGAATCAGAAAATAACAACGATAATAAAGACTACGCTATTGAAGAGATTGTAAAGTTTGATGGTGGTGGTAAGTATCTTGTTACTAGTATAACAAAAGAAGATCATATTGAAAAAAGTTCTTTAACAAAAATAGCCGCAGTAATCTCAAATATGGACCCTGAAGTTGCACCTATTGAAGATATTATGGATTTACTTAAGCTAAATAATGCTTACATAAGAAACCTAGGTATCTCGATATTAAGAGATTTTGGTAATGCTATTAGGTACTATATAGTTAAATTTCTTATAGGTGATGATAGAGATTTAAGAATCTTTGCTATAAATGTTTTAGGTGATGTTGATTTTGCTGAATCAAGAGATATGCTTGTTGAACTTTTAGAAGATGAACAAGATATAAATGTAGCAATGACTGCAGTTGATTATATGGGTGAAATTGGAGAAGAGCAAGATATAGAACTTCTTGAATCTTTAAAAGCACGATTTGATGGTGAATTTTATGTAGAATTTGCAGTAGATGGTGCAATCAAGATGATTAAGGGGTAGTGATGGCATACCTGTTATCAAAAGAAAACTTTGCAAAAATGAGCGAATATGTTTATAGAAAAAGTGGTATTTTTTTAGAAGAAGATAAGCATTTTGATAAGTTAGCAAAGTATGTAGATGCCAGAGCTGCTGAACTTGAAGTAGATAACTTTAGAAAATATTTTTATAAGCTTCGTTTTGAAGATAAATCTGGCGAAGAGTTTCAAGCACTTATGAATGGTGTAACCGTAAATGAAACATACTTTTTTAGAGAAAAAGATCAGTTTGAAGTTTTGGTAAATAAAATTTTGCCAGAGTTACATGAAAAGTTACCTGCTTCAAAAACTTTAAGGATACTATCTTCTCCATGTTCAACAGGAGAAGAACCATATTCTATGATACTGCATATTGTTGAAGAGGGAACTGTTGTAGAACAAAGAGATATAGAAGTTGTGGGTATAGATATAGACTCAACAGTAATAGAAAAGGCAAAAAAAGCAAAATATACAGACCGTTCAGTTCATGCCATACCAAAGGGTATATTAGCAAAATGGTTTAAGAAAAAAGCTCTTGGTATCAACTAGGAGATGATTTACTAGGAAGTGTTGATTTTCAAGTAGCAAATATATTTGATAAAACACAGATGCGTAATCTTGGTAAATTTGATGTTATTTTTTCCAGAAATATGCTTATCTACTTTGATGACGCATCTAGGAAAGAGGTAGCTATGACATTTTATGACATGCTAAATCCAGGGGGTTATGTTCTTTTAGGACATGCTGAGTATATGAGTCGTATAGTTTCTGTTTTTAAAGCAAAAAAGATTGACTCTACATTGATTTATCAAAAGTAGATTAACTATTTGTTGTGAACTTGAGTGATAATTTAAAGTGAATTTTCACTCAAGTTCAAAATTAATAGAACTAAATAAATTTAAGGAATTATAATATGCCAT
Coding sequences:
- the cheB gene encoding chemotaxis-specific protein-glutamate methyltransferase CheB → MAKKVLIVDDSALVRKQLTEIIQTLDFEIDVAKNGKEAVDKATSLQYDVITMDINMPVMDGVEAVKRIMKAQPTAILMVSSLTFNDAEVTMDALDAGAIDYITKPGTMNVGKVQNAQNIVDLVKSLSRIPKRRLQRRVQKAPQKERKVVTQKVEQVGDSRDIQKVILIGSSTGGPGLIEQICASLPSAYKYPVCIVQHMPEQFTEAFAQRLNRSSMLNVHETTNGMELLPGNIYVARGGVHMNFAKKTSGKIVIKEDKEKGDNFFQPSVNDMMKSSLNIFKGENLIGVLLTGIGDDGADAMVELKKAGAYTLGESEESATVYGMPKVAFDRGGVCEQLNFSDILKKIVTLK
- a CDS encoding CheR family methyltransferase — protein: MAYLLSKENFAKMSEYVYRKSGIFLEEDKHFDKLAKYVDARAAELEVDNFRKYFYKLRFEDKSGEEFQALMNGVTVNETYFFREKDQFEVLVNKILPELHEKLPASKTLRILSSPCSTGEEPYSMILHIVEEGTVVEQRDIEVVGIDIDSTVIEKAKKAKYTDRSVHAIPKGILAKWFKKKALGIN
- a CDS encoding HEAT repeat domain-containing protein, whose amino-acid sequence is MALIKKHVKQEVEELPRFKTLEDAISYFESENNNDNKDYAIEEIVKFDGGGKYLVTSITKEDHIEKSSLTKIAAVISNMDPEVAPIEDIMDLLKLNNAYIRNLGISILRDFGNAIRYYIVKFLIGDDRDLRIFAINVLGDVDFAESRDMLVELLEDEQDINVAMTAVDYMGEIGEEQDIELLESLKARFDGEFYVEFAVDGAIKMIKG
- a CDS encoding CheR family methyltransferase, coding for MFDKTQMRNLGKFDVIFSRNMLIYFDDASRKEVAMTFYDMLNPGGYVLLGHAEYMSRIVSVFKAKKIDSTLIYQK